In Odocoileus virginianus isolate 20LAN1187 ecotype Illinois chromosome 5, Ovbor_1.2, whole genome shotgun sequence, a single window of DNA contains:
- the OR6N2 gene encoding olfactory receptor 6N2 — translation MGPRNHSSLAEFVLLGFPRVAHIRGWLFVLLLLAYLFTICGNMLIFLVIRLDAALHTPMYHFVSILSFLELWYTATTIPKMLANLLSDKKTISFSGCLLQTYFFHSLGASECYLLTAMAYDRYLAICRPLHYPAIMTPMLCAKMAAGCWTCGFLCPISEVILVSQLPFCGYNEIQHIFCDFPPLLSLACKDTSTNVLVDFAINAFIILITFLFIMVSYGRIIGTVLKIKTIAGRKKAFSTCASHLTVVLIFFGSIIFMYVRLKESYSLTLDWTLAVVYSVLTPLVNPIIYSLRNKDLIKAIKRTIFRKGERASATQH, via the coding sequence ATGGGGCCCCGAAACCATTCAAGCCTGGCTGAATTTGTGCTCCTTGGTTTCCCCAGGGTGGCACACATCAGGGGCTGGCTTTTTGTCCTGCTGCTGTTGGCATACCTGTTCACTATCTGTGGCAATATGCTCATCTTCTTAGTCATACGACTGGATGCAGCCCTACACACACCCATGTACCACTTTGtcagtattctttccttcttgGAGCTGTGGTATACAGCCACCACTATCCCCAAGATGCTAGCTAATCTTCTCAGTGATAAGAAGACCATTTCTTTTTCAGGATGCCTCCTTCAGACTTACTTCTTCCACTCCCTAGGGGCCTCTGAATGCTACCTTCTTACAGCAATGGCCTATGACCGATACCTGGCTATTTGTCGGCCCCTGCACTATCCTGCAATTATGACTCCCATGCTCTGTGCCAAGATGGCTGCTGGTTGTTGGACCTGTGGCTTTCTATGTCCCATATCTGAAGTCATCCTGGTCTCCCAGCTCCCTTTTTGTGGCTACAATGAAATTCAACACATCTTCTGTGACTTTCCACCTCTTCTCAGCCTGGCCTGCAAGGACACATCCACTAATGTCCTGGTGGACTTTGCCATCAATGCCTTCATCATCCTTATCACCTTCCTCTTTATTATGGTGTCTTATGGAAGAATCATTGGGACTGTACTGAAGATAAAAACGATTGCAGGAAGAAAGAAGGCCTTCTCAACATGTGCTTCACATCTTACTGTGGTCCTCATCTTCTTTGGGAGCATCATTTTCATGTATGTGCGGCTAAAGGAGAGCTATTCACTGACCCTTGATTGGACGCTTGCTGTAGTCTACTCTGTACTAACACCACTAGTCAACCCAATTATCTACAGTCTTCGTAACAAGGATCTCATTAAGGCCATTAAGAGAACCATCTTTCGGAAGGGAGAGAGAGCTAGTGCCACCCAACACTGA
- the LOC110132577 gene encoding olfactory receptor 6N1-like produces MDLVNHTWTQSFLLAGFTTTGALRPLAFLGTLCIYLLTLAGNLFIIVLVQADSRLCTPMYFFISVLSFLELWYVSTTVPTLLHTLLHGRSPISPTVCLVQLYVFHSLGMTECYLLGVMALDRYLAICRPLHYHALMSRRVQLWLAGATWVAGFSAALVPASLTATLPFCLKEVAHYFCDLAPLMRLACVDTDWHAQVHIVVIGIINACNLVLILGLYGGILRAVLKLPSAASRAKAFSTCSSHISVMVLFFASAFIVYVGPPESRPEGTDKLLALVYTFLTPFLNPIIYTFCNKEVREAVRRVTQSIRAMIKRPRGSSHRPFTW; encoded by the coding sequence ATGGACCTTGTCAATCACACATGGACCCAGAGTTTTCTCCTTGCTGGTTTCACTACCACTGGGGCCCTGCGACCTCTTGCTTTCCTGGGGACACTGTGTATCTATCTCCTCACCCTGGCAGGGAACTTGTTCATCATTGTCCTGGTTCAGGCAGACTCGAGACTGTGcacacccatgtacttcttcATCAGCGTCCTCTCCTTCTTGGAACTCTGGTATGTCAGCACCACAGTGCCCACGCTGCTGCACACCTTGCTTCACGGGCGTTCACCCATCTCACCCACTGTGTGCCTTGTCCAGCTCTACGTCTTCCATTcactgggcatgactgagtgctACCTGTTGGGCGTCATGGCACTGGACCGCTACCTTGCCATCTGTCGCCCCCTCCACTACCATGCTCTCATGAGCAGACGGGTACAGTTATGGCTGGCAGGGGCCACTTGGGTGGCTGGCTTCTCAGCTGCACTTGTACCAGCAAGCCTCACAGCCACTCTGCCCTTCTGTTTAAAAGAGGTGGCTCATTACTTCTGTGACCTGGCACCACTAATGAGGTTGGCGTGTGTGGACACAGATTGGCATGCTCAAGTCCACATTGTAGTGATTGGTATTATCAACGCCTGCAATCTTGTGCTCATTTTAGGACTGTATGGGGGTATCTTGAGAGCTGTGCTGAAGCTGCCCTCAGCTGCCAGCCGAGCCAAGGCCTTTTCCACCTGCTCCTCCCACATAAGTGTCATGGTGCTCTTCTTTGCCTCTGCTTTCATTGTCTATGTGGGGCCACCTGAGAGTCGCCCTGAAGGCACTGACAAACTTCTTGCCTTGGTTTATACTTTTCTTACCCCTTTTCTCAACCCCATTATTTACACTTTTTGTAACAAGGAAGTGAGAGAAGCTGTCAGGAGAGTCACCCAAAGCATTAGGGCTATGATTAAGAGACCCCGAGGATCAAGCCATAGGCCCTTCACTTGGTAA